One Cucumis sativus cultivar 9930 chromosome 1, Cucumber_9930_V3, whole genome shotgun sequence DNA segment encodes these proteins:
- the LOC101216946 gene encoding probable aspartyl aminopeptidase, with protein MAKANGETNSVVSDFIDFLNASPTAFHAVEEAKKRLVSVGYEQLSETEDWKLEAGKKYFFTRNHSAILAFAIGKKFVAGNAFHIVGAHTDSPCLKLKPISKITKGGFLEVGVQIYGGGLWHTWFDRDLTLAGRVLLREESNGSVSYDHRLVRILEPILRIPTLAIHLDRDAVAFAVNTETQLLPILATTIKGELNKVVSKNDAQIDREKTEHKSTPTSAKHHSLLLQLLAEQLGCDPDDIFDFDLQVCDAQPSVIGGAMREFVFSGRLDNLCMTFCSLKALIDSTSSDSSLEDEPGVRMVALFDNEEVGSNSYQGADSPTMLNALSRITTSFSTYPSLVEKAIQKSYLVSADMAHALHPNYMEKYEENHRPKFHGGLVIKNNASNKYATNAVTAALFRELAIKHNLPVQEFVVRNDMACGTTIGPILASGLGIRTVDVGAPQLSMHSAREVCGTDDVDYSYQHFKAYFEEFSSLDAIPADI; from the exons ATGGCTAAGGCAAATGGTGAAACCAACTCTGTAGTCTCTGATTTTATCGACTTCTTGAATGCTTCCCCTACAGCTTTCCATGCAGTTG AGGAGGCAAAGAAGCGTCTGGTAAGTGTGGGATACGAACAACTCTCTGAAACGGAGGATTGGAAATTAGAAGCTGGCAAGAAGTACTTCTTCACCAGAAATCATTCAGCTATTCTTGCTTTTGCAATTGGTAAAAA atttgtagCTGGTAATGCATTTCATATTGTTGGTGCACATACTGATAGCCCTTGTTTAAAGTTGAAGCCTATAAGCAAG ATTACAAAGGGTGGATTTCTGGAAGTTGGGGTTCAAATTTATGGGGGTGGGTTATGGCACACATGGTTTGATCGAGACTTAACACTTGCAGGAAGGGTGCTTTTAAGGGAAGAAAGTAATGGTTCTGTGTCATATGATCATCGTCTTGTTCGAATTCTGGAGCCCATATTGAGAATACCCACACTAGCAATTCACTTGGACAG GGATGCAGTTGCATTTGCGGTGAATACAGAGACCCAACTTCTCCCTATTTTGGCAACAACTATTAAG GGAGAACTGAATAAAGTTGTTTCAAAAAACGATGCACAAATTGACAGAGAGAAAACAGAGCACAAGTCAACTCCTACTAGTGCAAAGCATCACTCGCTTCTATTACAA CTACTTGCGGAGCAACTTGGCTGTGATCCAGATgacatatttgattttgactTGCAAGTATGTGATGCTCAACCAAGTGTGATTGGTGGAGCTATGCGAGAATTCGTATTTTCTGGAAGACTGGACAATTTATGCATGACATTTTGCTCTTTGAAG GCACTCATTGACAGTACATCTTCAGATAGTAGCCTTGAGGATGAGCCTGGTGTCAGAATGGTGGCTTTGTTTGACAATGAGGAGGTTGGATCTAATTCATACCAAGGGGCTGACTCTCCAACAATGCTTAATGCTTTATCACGAATTACGACTTCCTTCAGCACATATCCTTCG CTGGTTGAAAAAGCTATCCAGAAAAGTTACCTGGTCTCTGCTGACATGGCTCATGCACTACATCCTAATTATATG GAAAAGTATGAAGAAAACCATAGGCCTAAGTTTCATGGAGGACTGGTCATCAAGAACAACGCAAGTAATAAATACGCAACCAATGCAGTTACTGCAGCCTTATTTCGGGAGTTAGCTATAAAACATAACCTTCCTGTCCAG GAATTTGTGGTCCGCAATGACATGGCTTGTGGCACGACCATTGGCCCCATCCTTGCAAGCGGGTTGGGTATACGAACCGTAGACGTGGGAGCGCCACAGCTATCGATGCACAGTGCTCGAGAAGTGTGTGGTACTGATGATGTTGATTACTCCTATCAGCATTTCAAGGCTTACTTCGAAGAGTTCTCAAGTCTTGATGCCATCCCGGCTGATATTTAG
- the LOC101217186 gene encoding mitochondrial pyruvate carrier 1: MPSFRAFLNSPVGPKTTHFWGPVANFGFVAAGLADVKKPADMISGRMTGVLCVYSLLCMRFGYMVRPRNYLLMGCHAANESVQLYLLSRWALGQRKTVDYSNE, from the exons ATGCCTTCATTCCGCGCGTTCCTCAACAGCCCCGTTGGCCCTAAAACAACTCATTTTTGGGGACCTGTTGCCAACTTTGGTTTCGTTGCTGCT GGGCTTGCAGATGTGAAAAAACCTGCCGACATGATTTCTGGGAGAATGACGGGAG TTCTCTGCGTCTATTCGTTGTTATGCATGAGATTTGGGTATATGGTTCGACCTCGAAACTATTTGCTTATGGGATGTCATGCTGCAAATGAATCTGTTCAGCTCTATCTTCTCTCTCGTTGGGCGTTGGGGCAGAGGAAGACTGTAGATTACAGCAACGAGTAG
- the LOC101216468 gene encoding probable aspartyl aminopeptidase, whose product MSFGAFSHTHRNQQKCRKWSSRVTISDMAATNDAKCKNNAVVTDFLQFLNASPTAFHAVEEAKKRLISVGYEQVSEKADWKLEAGKKYFFTRNHSTIVAFAIGKKYVAGNGFHIIGAHTDSPCVKLKPVSKVTKGGYLEVGVQTYGGGLWHTWFDRDLTIAGRVIIKEKNSGSLSYIHRLVRVEDPIMRIPTLAIHLDRGTDGFKVNTQSHLLPVLATSIKGELNKAVTKNDVQNDGEKTDPKSSPNSSKHHTLLLQLLADQLNCEPDDICDFELQACDTQPSLVGGAQKEFIFSGRLDNLCMSFCSLKALIDSTSSETSLENEPGVRMAALFDHEEVGSNSAQGAGSPVMLNALSRITNSFSSDSSLVEKAIQRSFLVSADMAHALHPNYMDKHEENHQPKLHGGLVIKNNANQRYATNAVTSFIFRELAVNHNLPVQDFVVRNDMSCGSTIGPILASGVGIRTVDVGAPQLSMHSIREMCATDDVNYSYEHFKAYYEEFSSLDQKLTVDM is encoded by the exons ATGTCCTTCGGTGCCTTCTCTCATACTCATCGGAACCAACAGAAGTGTAGGAAGTGGAGCTCTCGAGTCACGATTTCAGACATGGCGGCAACGAATGATGccaaatgtaaaaataatgCTGTTGTGACTGATTTTCTCCAGTTCTTGAACGCTTCCCCAACTGCTTTCCATGCCGTCG AGGAGGCAAAGAAGCGTTTGATAAGCGTTGGATATGAACAAGTATCTGAAAAAGCGGACTGGAAATTAGAAGCCGGGAAGAAGTACTTCTTTACCAGAAACCATTCAACCATTGTTGCTTTTGCGATCGGCAAAAA ATATGTTGCTGGGAATGGATTTCATATTATTGGTGCTCATACTGACAGCCCTTGTGTGAAACTGAAACCGGTGTCCAAG GTAACAAAAGGAGGATATCTGGAAGTTGGTGTTCAAACGTATGGGGGTGGGTTGTGGCACACATGGTTTGATCGTGACTTAACAATTGCAGGAAGGGTgattataaaggaaaaaaacagtGGTTCATTGTCATATATTCATCGCCTTGTACGAGTTGAGGATCCCATAATGAGAATTCCGACACTAGCAATTCACTTGGACAG GGGCACAGATGGGTTTAAGGTGAACACACAGAGTCATCTTCTCCCAGTTTTGGCAACAAGTATTAAg GGGGAGTTGAACAAAGCTGTTACCAAGAATGATGTACAAAATGATGGAGAGAAAACAGATCCTAAGTCAAGTCCCAATAGCTCAAAGCATCACACGCTTCTATTACAG CTACTTGCCGATCAACTCAACTGTGAACCAGATGACATTTGTGATTTTGAATTGCAAGCTTGTGACACACAACCTAGTCTGGTTGGTGGTGCACAGAAAGAATTCATTTTCTCTGGAAGGCTTGATAATTTATGCATGTCGTTTTGCTCTTTGAAG GCATTGATTGACAGTACATCTTCTGAAACTAGCCTTGAGAATGAGCCTGGTGTTAGAATGGCGGCCTTGTTCGACCATGAAGAAGTTGGATCTAATTCAGCCCAGGGAGCTGGTTCCCCAGTAATGCTTAATGCTTTATCACGAATTACAAACTCCTTCAGCTCTGACTCTTCG CTGGTTGAGAAAGCTATCCAGAGAAGTTTCCTTGTCTCGGCTGACATGGCACATGCATTACATCCTAATTATATG GATAAGCATGAAGAAAATCATCAGCCCAAGTTGCATGGAGGATTGGTTATCAAGAACAATGCAAATCAGCGATATGCAACCAATGCAGTCACATCGTTCATATTCAGGGAATTGGCTGTGAATCATAACCTTCCTGTTCAG GATTTTGTGGTCCGCAATGACATGAGTTGTGGTTCAACCATCGGCCCCATTCTTGCCAGTGGTGTAGGTATACGAACAGTAGATGTTGGAGCACCACAGCTATCAATGCACAGTATTCGGGAAATGTGTGCTACAGATGATGTCAATTACTCCTATGAGCATTTTAAGGCCTATTATGAAGAGTTCTCTAGTCTCGACCAGAAGCTCACAGTCGATATGTAG